One Zerene cesonia ecotype Mississippi chromosome 25, Zerene_cesonia_1.1, whole genome shotgun sequence DNA window includes the following coding sequences:
- the LOC119836749 gene encoding uncharacterized protein LOC119836749, giving the protein MKTHRKLSSVGIMRKYYQLILFVVCFLSIVTLLMYRHEYYKLRYVLEVLNIFGKPGLSEIEFCGPGFNATMLSEILRNSSMEVKETPPLFQEIDENFYSYSSFLRSYQKYEELTPQHAHVVDTIVVGKAHVSPNFRCYIWLENESKPKSGRFTYKIVSEPVNNFRLYVFECSMNKNFGRPKGVSYFINDYNINPIHAPINRLIQVNTKRKVRERSNIRFVNTVVPAICVIPNQIPIVSRDAFIEFLVFHHMVGVDSFTIYDSMISEDVIRRLNLFPNDITQWNIQFYPLNYPFIFSKSYGIVRNAIELDCLFRHFRFDKEEVNKVSHVAVLSWDEYLVPRVHTTLQALLRDYDPMLTIRSSMVESLIFCLNQNDDDNIDMGYPDIMKKTHYYNVPMEKTQIAIRNLDTMLSFDDIFNITTNVKSISLDMLSTHKYMTCGDPKKFNLNGYNESEMQIFQHKFEGAMIKFSDRLVSDKIYRLYTSGQIWEKNNNENVRDML; this is encoded by the coding sequence atgaagaCTCATCGTAAATTGTCATCAGTCGGCATCATGAGGAAATACTATCAACTGATCCTCTTCGTTGTTTGTTTTCTTAGCATAGTGACTCTTCTTATGTACCgtcatgaatattataaactgcGTTATGTGCTTGAGGTCTTAAACATATTCGGAAAACCCGGTTTATCTGAGATTGAATTTTGTGGACCCGGTTTTAACGCTACGATGTTGTCTGAAATACTGAGGAATTCTTCAATGGAAGTAAAAGAAACGCCACCCCTATTCCAGGAGATTGATGAAAACTTCTATTCCTATTCGTCATTCCTTCGGTCCTACCAAAAATATGAGGAGCTCACTCCACAACACGCTCACGTTGTTGACACAATCGTTGTTGGAAAAGCACATGTATCACCAAATTTTAGATGCTATATTTGGCTAGAGAACGAATCGAAACCTAAATCAGGCAGATTCACTTACAAAATTGTATCCGAacctgtaaataattttagactGTATGTCTTTGAATGCTCCATGAATAAAAACTTTGGTAGGCCTAAAGGAGTAAGCTATTTTATAAACGATTATAACATCAACCCAATTCATGCACCAATAAACAGATTAATTCAAGTTAATACTAAGAGAAAGGTGAGAGAAAGAAGTAACATAAGATTTGTTAATACTGTTGTACCAGCAATCTGCGTGATACCTAATCAAATACCAATTGTATCCAGAGATGCATTTATagagtttttagtttttcacCACATGGTAGGTGTTGACTCTTTCACAATCTATGACAGCATGATATCAGAAGATGTAATAAGAAGACTCAATCTGTTCCCAAATGATATAACTCAATGgaacatacaattttatccATTAAACTATCCTTTTATTTTCTCAAAGTCATACGGCATTGTGCGAAATGCTATAGAATTAGACTGCTTGTTCAGGCACTTCAGATTTGATAAGGAAGAAGTGAATAAAGTCAGTCATGTTGCTGTTTTGTCCTGGGATGAATATCTGGTACCCAGAGTTCATACAACACTTCAGGCATTATTGAGAGACTATGACCCCATGTTGACTATAAGATCTTCAATGGTTGAAAGTCTAATATTCTGTTTAAATCAAAATGATGACGACAATATAGATATGGGATATCCGGACATCAtgaaaaaaacacattattacAATGTTCCAATGGAAAAAACACAGATTGCCATAAGAAATTTGGATACTATGTTATcctttgatgatatttttaacataacaacCAATGTGAAGAGCATATCATTGGATATGCTGTCTACCCATAAATATATGACATGTGGTGATcctaagaaatttaatttgaatggaTATAATGAGAGTGAAATGCAGATATTCCAGCACAAATTTGAAGGTGCCATGATCAAATTTAGCGATAGATTAGTtagtgataaaatatacagattGTATACGTCTGGACAAATTTGGgagaaaaacaataatgaaaatgtaagaGATATGTTGTAG